One Bacillota bacterium genomic window, CGCGCGCCCGCTGTCGGCGGCGCTGGCGGTGCCGCTGCTGGACGCCACCATGCTGCTGGTGGAGGCGCGGACGCTGCGTGAGAGGCGGCTCAGCTGGGGCGGCATCGAGTACCGCGCCGACGCCGGCGGGAGGCTCCGTTCCCTTGCCGGGGACACCCCGCCCCTGTATGTTCAACGTACCGGCCGGCCCGCGCAGGGCTGAAGGGCGCCCCTCGGGTCCGCGCCTGCCGGGGCCGCCTCGCGAGGTGAGCGCCTCTTGGAGTGGGAGCGCTATCCCGCCATCCTGGGCACGATCCTGCTGGGGATCGTGCTGGCGGGCATCGCCGTCTGGCTGCTCAGCCACTTCCTGACGACGCTCCTGGTCATCGCCTTCTCCGCCCTTTTGGCCTTCATCGTCACCCCGGCCGTCGACGGCATCCAGCGCCTGGTCCGC contains:
- a CDS encoding AI-2E family transporter, giving the protein MEWERYPAILGTILLGIVLAGIAVWLLSHFLTTLLVIAFSALLAFIVTPAVDGIQRLVRWRGLAIALVLLVGLALFGGGLSLLSGPLIRQLTQLVEALPGW